In Kordia antarctica, the following proteins share a genomic window:
- the era gene encoding GTPase Era: protein MEHNAGFVNIIGNPNVGKSTLMNAFVGEKLSIITSKAQTTRHRILGIVNGDDFQMILSDTPGIIKPAYELQSSMMGFVKSAFEDADVLIYMVEIGEQSLKDEAFFQKIINSKIPVLLLLNKIDKSSQEELESQMELWKEKVPTAEIYPISALENFNVPQVFNRIIELLPMSPAYYPKDQLTDKPERFFVNETIREKILMNYKKEIPYAVEVETEEFFEEEHIIRIRSVIMVERETQKGIIIGHKGNALKTVGIQSRKDLEKFFGKQIHIELYVKVNKNWRSNARQLKRFGYNK from the coding sequence ATGGAACACAATGCAGGATTTGTTAACATTATCGGAAACCCAAACGTTGGAAAATCAACTTTGATGAATGCGTTTGTTGGGGAAAAATTATCGATTATTACTTCAAAAGCACAAACAACTCGTCACAGAATTTTAGGAATCGTAAATGGTGATGATTTTCAGATGATTTTATCCGATACACCAGGGATTATAAAACCTGCGTACGAATTACAATCGTCAATGATGGGTTTTGTAAAATCTGCTTTTGAAGATGCTGATGTGTTGATTTATATGGTTGAAATTGGTGAGCAAAGTTTGAAAGATGAAGCTTTTTTTCAGAAAATCATCAACAGTAAAATTCCTGTATTATTATTGTTGAATAAGATTGATAAATCTTCGCAAGAAGAATTAGAATCACAAATGGAATTGTGGAAAGAAAAAGTGCCAACGGCGGAAATTTATCCAATATCTGCGCTTGAAAACTTCAACGTACCACAAGTATTTAATAGAATTATTGAATTACTTCCGATGTCACCTGCATACTATCCAAAAGATCAGTTGACAGACAAACCAGAGCGTTTTTTCGTGAACGAAACCATTCGTGAGAAAATCTTAATGAATTACAAAAAGGAAATTCCATACGCAGTAGAAGTAGAAACGGAAGAGTTTTTTGAAGAAGAACATATTATCCGAATTCGTTCCGTAATAATGGTTGAGCGCGAAACGCAAAAAGGAATTATCATTGGTCACAAAGGAAATGCTTTAAAAACCGTCGGAATTCAATCTCGAAAAGACTTGGAGAAATTCTTCGGAAAGCAGATTCACATAGAATTATATGTAAAAGTCAATAAAAATTGGCGTAGTAATGCTAGGCAGTTGAAGCGTTTTGGGTATAATAAATAG
- a CDS encoding Lacal_2735 family protein produces MFGLFKKKTEKEKLYDQYTKLTKEAFDLSTSNRKLSDQKTAEAEEIMKKIEAL; encoded by the coding sequence ATGTTCGGATTATTCAAAAAAAAAACTGAAAAAGAAAAACTGTACGATCAATATACAAAACTTACCAAAGAAGCTTTTGATCTTTCTACATCTAACAGAAAATTAAGTGATCAGAAAACTGCCGAAGCAGAAGAAATCATGAAAAAAATTGAAGCGTTGTAG
- the der gene encoding ribosome biogenesis GTPase Der: MSNIVAIVGRPNVGKSTLFNRMIQRREAIVDSVSGVTRDRHYGKSDWNGKEFSLIDTGGYIVGSDDIFEKEIDKQVELAIDEADAILFVVDVESGVTGMDEDVAKLLRRVKKPVLLVVNKVDAANRLHDAAEFYSLGLGEYYPIASINGSGTGDMLDALIEALPEVEEVVEDKLPRFAVVGRPNAGKSSLINALIGEDRYIVTDIPGTTRDSIDTKYNRFGFEFNLVDTAGIRRKAKVKEDLEFYSVMRSVRAIEHADVCLVVVDATRGFDSQVQNIFWLAAKNHKGVVILVNKWDLVEKDTSTVKQFEQHIRSQIEPFTDVPIVFISVITKQRIFKAIETAVEVYQKRSKRISTSKLNDTMLPIIERMSPPAYKGKHVKIKFCTQLPTEYPQFAFFANLPQYVRDPYKRFLENQLREQFDFTGVPVTVYFRKK; the protein is encoded by the coding sequence ATGAGTAATATAGTAGCCATAGTTGGACGTCCAAATGTTGGGAAATCGACTTTATTTAATCGAATGATTCAGCGTAGAGAAGCAATTGTTGACTCCGTAAGTGGTGTTACAAGAGATAGACACTACGGAAAATCGGATTGGAATGGAAAAGAATTTTCACTAATCGATACAGGCGGATATATAGTTGGAAGTGATGATATTTTTGAAAAAGAAATTGACAAGCAAGTAGAATTGGCAATTGATGAAGCAGACGCAATTCTTTTTGTAGTCGATGTCGAATCTGGAGTTACAGGAATGGACGAAGATGTTGCAAAATTACTTCGTAGAGTAAAAAAACCTGTGCTTTTAGTCGTTAACAAAGTAGATGCTGCAAATCGTTTGCATGATGCTGCCGAATTTTATAGCTTAGGATTAGGTGAATACTATCCAATTGCAAGTATCAACGGAAGTGGAACAGGCGATATGTTAGATGCTTTAATTGAAGCATTGCCAGAAGTTGAAGAAGTAGTAGAAGATAAATTGCCACGTTTTGCCGTTGTTGGAAGACCAAATGCTGGAAAATCATCATTGATTAACGCCTTAATTGGTGAAGATCGGTACATTGTAACTGATATTCCAGGAACCACACGTGATTCTATTGATACTAAATACAATCGTTTTGGGTTTGAATTTAACTTGGTTGATACTGCCGGAATTCGTAGAAAAGCCAAAGTAAAAGAAGACTTAGAATTTTACTCCGTAATGCGTTCCGTTCGTGCTATTGAACACGCTGATGTATGTTTAGTAGTTGTAGATGCAACAAGAGGATTTGACTCGCAAGTACAAAACATTTTCTGGTTGGCAGCAAAAAATCACAAAGGAGTTGTCATTCTTGTCAATAAGTGGGATTTGGTTGAAAAAGATACGTCTACGGTAAAACAATTTGAGCAACACATTCGTTCACAAATAGAACCATTTACAGACGTACCAATTGTATTTATTTCGGTGATTACGAAACAACGTATATTCAAAGCCATTGAAACTGCGGTTGAAGTATACCAAAAACGTTCTAAGAGAATTTCGACGAGCAAGTTAAACGACACGATGTTACCAATTATCGAACGTATGTCGCCGCCTGCATACAAAGGAAAACATGTGAAAATAAAGTTCTGTACGCAATTGCCAACAGAATATCCGCAATTTGCATTTTTTGCTAACTTGCCGCAATATGTGCGCGATCCGTACAAACGATTTTTAGAAAACCAACTGCGCGAGCAATTTGATTTTACTGGTGTTCCCGTTACGGTATATTTCAGGAAAAAATAA
- a CDS encoding sulfite exporter TauE/SafE family protein: protein MEILGYVSALVIGISLGLIGGGGSILAVPVLAYLFSVNEKVATAYSLFIVGASALVGGLKQHLKGYVDWRTAVVFGIPAIIGVTLVRYYVVPALPDILFTVGDFNFTRRMGMFGLFAVLMFPAAFSMLKERKEKSSTGKVTYNYPLILIEGLVVGAITGMIGAGGGFLIIPALVILANVEMKIAVGTSLIIIAFKSLLGFFLGDALTMEIDWQFLAVFTSISLVGIFIGSYLSNFIDGKKLKKGFGYFIFVMAIFIFYMEFFVKQ, encoded by the coding sequence ATGGAAATACTTGGCTACGTTAGTGCCTTGGTTATAGGAATTTCTTTAGGACTTATTGGCGGCGGCGGCTCTATTTTAGCGGTTCCCGTACTTGCCTATCTCTTCTCCGTAAACGAAAAAGTAGCCACTGCGTATTCACTATTTATTGTTGGCGCAAGTGCTTTAGTTGGCGGTTTAAAACAACACCTAAAAGGTTATGTAGACTGGCGTACGGCTGTCGTATTCGGAATTCCTGCTATAATTGGTGTCACTTTAGTTCGATATTATGTAGTTCCCGCATTACCAGATATTTTATTTACAGTTGGCGATTTCAACTTCACTCGCCGAATGGGCATGTTTGGTTTATTCGCTGTACTAATGTTTCCAGCGGCATTTTCCATGCTAAAAGAACGCAAAGAAAAATCATCAACCGGAAAAGTAACATACAACTATCCGTTAATCTTAATTGAAGGTTTAGTTGTTGGCGCAATTACTGGAATGATTGGTGCTGGAGGCGGTTTCTTAATAATTCCTGCATTGGTAATACTTGCAAATGTAGAAATGAAAATTGCAGTAGGAACTTCACTAATTATCATAGCGTTTAAATCATTATTAGGTTTCTTTTTGGGCGATGCGTTAACGATGGAAATCGATTGGCAATTTTTAGCAGTATTCACTTCTATTTCACTTGTCGGAATCTTTATTGGAAGTTATCTAAGTAACTTTATTGATGGAAAAAAACTCAAAAAAGGTTTTGGTTATTTCATATTTGTCATGGCAATTTTCATCTTCTACATGGAATTCTTCGTAAAACAATAA
- a CDS encoding TetR/AcrR family transcriptional regulator, translated as MENLQIHIVISDELYTKNPESSALGKKIVSRSIEMIDELGFEAFTFKKLGKSIGSNESSIYRYFESKHILLVYLICWYWSWVEYKLVFATANIQSNEEKLATAIDILTRKVDVDNSFSYINEVILNRIIISESSKAYHTKDIDSENEKGYYKVYKRVVQRVSNMVIDMNPTFEFPHMLVSTVIEGAHQQRYFSKHLPSLTDVKEGKDTIVKFYTDLVFKVIQ; from the coding sequence ATGGAAAACTTACAAATACATATTGTTATTAGCGATGAGCTTTACACTAAAAACCCTGAATCGTCAGCTTTGGGAAAGAAGATTGTATCGCGCAGTATTGAAATGATTGATGAATTGGGTTTTGAAGCGTTCACGTTTAAAAAGTTAGGAAAATCTATAGGTTCTAACGAAAGTTCTATTTATCGTTATTTTGAAAGCAAGCACATATTATTGGTGTATTTGATTTGTTGGTATTGGAGTTGGGTTGAATATAAATTAGTCTTCGCGACAGCAAATATTCAATCAAACGAAGAAAAATTAGCTACAGCAATTGATATTTTGACTAGAAAGGTAGATGTTGATAATTCGTTTTCATACATCAACGAGGTAATTTTGAACCGAATTATTATTTCAGAATCTTCAAAGGCATATCACACAAAAGATATTGATAGCGAAAACGAAAAAGGATATTACAAAGTGTATAAACGTGTTGTACAACGTGTTAGTAATATGGTAATTGATATGAATCCAACTTTCGAATTTCCACACATGTTAGTGTCTACCGTAATTGAAGGCGCGCATCAACAACGTTATTTTTCAAAACATTTGCCATCTTTAACTGATGTAAAAGAAGGAAAAGATACAATTGTTAAGTTTTATACTGATTTAGTTTTTAAAGTAATCCAATAA
- a CDS encoding DUF2490 domain-containing protein, producing the protein MKKFIQKSTVLLLLFMIPLTSWSQDETGNWLMYFGTNKISEKLSIHTEVQFRNHTIAPVNTEQWLLRTGLNYHFAKNAFATAGYAYIGSFVYDSERDSPETEEHRIWQQLITTDHIGRVKLEHRYRAEQRWVEDDFKTRFRYRLMLFIPVNKPVIETGTFFFGIYNEIFVNGAEDFFDRNRLYGGIGYQLNKNLNLQTGMLYQRLSTTGKGYLQFSVIFNTDLRKKQKEIQQ; encoded by the coding sequence ATGAAGAAGTTTATACAAAAAAGTACCGTTTTACTTCTGCTTTTCATGATTCCGCTCACAAGTTGGAGTCAAGATGAAACAGGAAATTGGTTGATGTATTTCGGAACGAATAAAATCAGTGAAAAATTGAGTATTCATACCGAAGTTCAATTTCGAAATCACACTATTGCGCCTGTCAATACAGAACAATGGTTGTTGCGAACTGGATTGAATTATCACTTTGCAAAAAATGCATTTGCTACCGCAGGATATGCCTACATTGGAAGTTTTGTGTACGACAGCGAACGTGATAGTCCTGAAACAGAAGAACATCGTATTTGGCAACAATTAATCACAACGGATCATATAGGACGCGTAAAACTTGAACATCGATATAGAGCCGAACAACGTTGGGTTGAAGATGATTTTAAAACACGTTTTCGCTACCGATTAATGTTGTTCATTCCTGTAAACAAACCTGTAATAGAAACTGGAACGTTTTTCTTCGGAATTTACAATGAAATCTTTGTCAACGGCGCGGAAGATTTTTTCGATAGAAACCGTTTATATGGCGGAATTGGATATCAATTAAACAAAAATTTAAACCTACAAACAGGAATGCTCTATCAACGATTAAGCACAACTGGAAAAGGATATTTGCAATTCAGTGTTATTTTCAACACAGACTTACGCAAGAAACAAAAAGAGATTCAACAATAG
- a CDS encoding outer membrane beta-barrel protein → MNKSLLIMLVIFASIFTTTGYAQEFEIKGKITDKIDKTPLESATVYVQTLKDSTLITYTISDKNGSFELAGRTEFKEVNLFVTFNGFKTHQQKITLDKSVITLPEISMELASDELDAVQITAIRAPITVKKDTLEFNADSFKTRPDATVEDLIKKLPGVEVDSDGKIKVNGKEVNKILVNGKPFFGNDPNIATKNLTKDIVDKIQVTTTKSESEEFTGKKGTSEEQTINIELKEDQNKGFFGRATISGGTDERYAMSGIGNYFNDKQRVSVLASKNNINSSGFSFDEVYDMMGNAGGGISWSDNGSFSVGGLSFGGGQGITTSSNVGASFVDEYEDKTEILADYFFSRADSENESRVERENILPDGSFFTNSRSTSTSLNDSHRATAELQFKIDSTFKIVVAPSFRFTEGENFSSLNEESLDDDGTLQNRGDSQNKTDSERRNFGSNIDVIKKFGSKGSYVSLNLNNSIINNTSENFLNTTNEIFGTTPTTETRDQLTDIDSKENQLSASVEYRIPLKEKLFLDLNYHFSNRRERNEKEVYDFDNTTNQYDDFNQTLSSDLKVNFLTHTPKIGINYEGKKLYLSFNTGLLFSELKNEEFIQNTSVKSSFSDISISSYMRYRIKQGMSVSLNYNTNSQAPRAQQLQPVANVSNPLNIVVGNPNLNREFNHRFYANFNNYDFKSKSGFFVWFSATLTNDKIVPISTTDENRIRTTTYTNVDGIVRGSGGVSYSKTIKRDSSSVRFRVGLYNNYNKEFNFSNGVKFSTKRNALSPSVRMTYNYRELLEIEPRYSVSLNSIQYSLENLDNETYQSHTVGLKTTTFWPKSIVFGNDLRYTYNTNVAPGFERGALFWNMSLGVKILKDKGTIKLTAYDLLDQNINTRRSITADYIQDSQSTVLQRYFMLGFTYKLSKIGGKKEGGMQFL, encoded by the coding sequence ATGAATAAATCATTGCTTATCATGCTGGTAATATTTGCCAGTATATTTACTACAACAGGCTACGCACAAGAATTCGAGATCAAGGGAAAAATTACAGACAAAATTGATAAAACTCCACTAGAATCTGCTACTGTATATGTACAAACACTTAAAGATTCTACACTAATTACATACACGATTAGTGATAAAAATGGAAGTTTTGAATTGGCAGGAAGAACAGAATTCAAAGAAGTAAACCTGTTTGTTACGTTTAATGGATTTAAAACGCATCAACAAAAAATAACACTTGACAAATCGGTAATTACGTTGCCAGAAATTAGTATGGAACTAGCTTCTGATGAACTTGATGCAGTTCAAATTACAGCAATTCGCGCGCCAATTACGGTAAAAAAAGATACCTTAGAATTTAACGCAGATTCCTTCAAGACACGACCAGATGCAACTGTGGAAGACTTAATTAAAAAGTTACCTGGCGTTGAAGTTGACAGTGACGGAAAAATAAAAGTGAATGGAAAAGAAGTCAATAAAATTCTGGTCAACGGAAAACCATTCTTCGGAAACGATCCAAACATTGCTACAAAAAATCTAACTAAAGATATTGTTGACAAAATTCAAGTCACAACGACAAAAAGTGAATCGGAAGAATTTACAGGAAAAAAAGGAACTTCGGAAGAACAAACCATCAATATAGAACTAAAAGAAGATCAAAATAAAGGTTTCTTCGGACGCGCTACCATAAGTGGCGGAACTGACGAACGCTACGCTATGAGCGGAATTGGAAACTATTTCAATGACAAACAGCGCGTAAGTGTGTTGGCGAGTAAAAACAATATCAACAGTTCAGGATTTAGTTTTGATGAAGTCTACGATATGATGGGAAATGCAGGCGGCGGAATTTCCTGGAGTGACAATGGTTCGTTTTCTGTTGGTGGATTAAGTTTTGGCGGCGGACAAGGAATTACGACATCAAGCAATGTAGGCGCAAGTTTTGTAGACGAATACGAAGACAAAACAGAGATTCTTGCAGATTACTTTTTCTCGCGTGCCGATTCGGAAAACGAAAGTAGAGTAGAACGTGAAAATATATTACCAGATGGAAGCTTCTTTACAAACTCTAGAAGTACTTCCACAAGCTTAAATGATAGTCATAGAGCAACAGCAGAATTGCAATTTAAAATAGATTCAACTTTCAAAATAGTAGTCGCTCCAAGTTTCAGATTTACGGAAGGAGAAAATTTTTCTTCTCTAAATGAAGAATCTTTAGACGATGATGGAACATTGCAAAATAGAGGAGATTCACAAAACAAAACAGATTCAGAACGACGTAACTTTGGAAGTAATATTGATGTAATTAAAAAGTTTGGAAGCAAAGGTTCATATGTAAGTCTTAACTTGAATAATAGTATTATTAATAATACTTCAGAAAACTTTTTAAACACAACCAATGAAATATTTGGTACAACGCCAACAACAGAAACTAGAGATCAATTGACCGATATTGATTCAAAAGAAAATCAACTAAGTGCAAGTGTAGAATATCGCATTCCGCTAAAAGAAAAACTATTCTTAGATCTAAATTATCATTTCAGTAACAGACGCGAACGCAATGAGAAAGAGGTTTATGATTTTGATAATACTACAAATCAATATGATGATTTCAATCAAACACTAAGTTCCGATTTAAAAGTAAACTTTTTAACACATACGCCAAAAATTGGAATCAATTACGAAGGTAAAAAATTATACTTAAGCTTCAATACAGGATTGTTATTCTCAGAATTAAAAAATGAAGAATTCATTCAAAATACAAGTGTAAAATCAAGCTTCTCAGATATCAGTATTAGCAGTTACATGCGCTATCGTATCAAACAAGGAATGAGTGTTTCTTTAAACTATAATACAAATTCGCAAGCACCAAGAGCGCAACAATTACAGCCTGTGGCAAACGTGAGCAATCCGCTGAATATTGTTGTTGGTAATCCAAACTTGAACCGAGAATTCAATCATCGCTTCTATGCGAATTTCAACAATTACGATTTCAAAAGTAAAAGTGGATTCTTTGTGTGGTTTTCGGCAACGTTGACCAATGATAAAATTGTTCCAATCTCAACTACTGATGAAAACAGAATCAGAACTACAACCTACACAAACGTAGACGGAATAGTTAGAGGAAGCGGTGGCGTTTCATACAGCAAAACGATCAAACGCGACAGTAGTTCGGTGCGTTTCAGAGTTGGATTATACAATAATTACAACAAAGAATTTAACTTTAGCAATGGTGTGAAGTTTTCTACCAAGCGAAATGCATTATCGCCAAGTGTACGAATGACGTACAATTACAGGGAATTATTAGAAATTGAGCCAAGATATTCAGTTTCGTTAAACTCAATACAATACAGTTTAGAAAACTTAGACAATGAAACTTATCAGAGTCATACTGTAGGTTTAAAGACAACAACCTTTTGGCCAAAAAGTATTGTATTTGGAAACGATTTGCGCTATACATACAACACCAATGTTGCACCAGGATTTGAACGAGGCGCATTATTTTGGAACATGAGTTTAGGTGTAAAAATTCTAAAAGACAAAGGAACCATAAAATTAACAGCGTACGATTTATTAGATCAAAACATCAATACGCGTAGAAGCATTACTGCAGATTACATTCAAGATTCTCAAAGTACGGTATTGCAACGCTATTTCATGTTAGGATTTACGTATAAACTGAGTAAAATTGGTGGGAAAAAAGAAGGTGGTATGCAATTCTTATAA
- a CDS encoding GTP-binding protein — translation MSLEEVVLRPRFQINILQSSKSVLDRLEATKGTQTDFVVSRIENHVFIRIPKSRQHFWSPQLHIEVDEIDEESCELRGLFGPSPTVWTFFMFLHFLVACLFIGFGIWAYTNATLKTSYGIQVGLMLFMILVWFALYFAGRIGKATGKHEIVELNDFLKKTVGF, via the coding sequence ATGAGTTTAGAAGAAGTTGTGTTACGACCTCGTTTTCAAATAAATATACTGCAATCTAGCAAAAGTGTACTTGATCGTTTGGAAGCTACTAAAGGAACACAAACTGATTTTGTAGTTTCTCGCATAGAAAATCATGTTTTTATCCGAATTCCTAAGAGTAGACAACATTTTTGGTCGCCACAATTACATATAGAAGTCGATGAAATTGACGAAGAAAGTTGTGAATTGCGTGGATTGTTTGGTCCAAGTCCGACAGTTTGGACATTTTTTATGTTTTTACACTTTTTAGTTGCCTGTCTTTTTATCGGATTTGGAATTTGGGCATATACAAATGCTACTTTGAAAACTTCGTATGGAATTCAAGTTGGCTTAATGCTTTTTATGATACTCGTTTGGTTTGCATTGTATTTCGCTGGTCGCATAGGAAAAGCCACCGGAAAACATGAAATCGTTGAATTGAATGATTTTTTGAAGAAGACTGTTGGGTTTTGA
- a CDS encoding SulP family inorganic anion transporter, producing MNSSNPFKNLKADFPASIVVFFVALPLCLGIALASGAPLFSGLIAGIIGGIVVGALSGSQVGVSGPAAGLAAIVLTAITALGGYENFLVAVVIGGVIQILFGVLKFGIIGYFFPSSVIKGMLTGIGIIIILKQIPHFFGYDVNPEGDFAFFQIDGENTFSDIFNAIDQINIGATIIAAIGLGILILWDTVLSKKGKIFQLVQGPLVAVALGILYFVLTKDSETFGIIDDHLVKVPVPDSFDSFIGEFRFPNFAVIGDYNIWIIGFTIALVASLETLLCVEATDKLDPLKRVTPTNKELFAQGTGNILSGLIGGLPITQVIVRSSANIQSGGKTKMAAIIHGFLLLISVILIPTLLNMIPLSVLAAILFIVGYKLAKPALFKKMYIAGWKQFVPFVVTVLGIVFIDLLWGIGLGLAVGIVVILIKSFQNSHFLHIEDNSNGKHRIKMTLAEEVTFFNKATILKELDGLPRDTFLELDVRKTRYLDLDIVEILEDFSEKARNRNIDIRLISERGIVENPDSFIKFFQLRPKNAELITRTSN from the coding sequence ATGAATAGTTCAAATCCATTCAAAAATTTAAAAGCGGATTTCCCCGCAAGTATTGTCGTTTTCTTTGTCGCACTTCCACTTTGTTTAGGAATTGCTTTAGCCAGTGGCGCACCGTTATTCTCAGGTTTAATTGCTGGAATTATTGGTGGAATTGTCGTTGGTGCTTTAAGTGGTTCGCAAGTAGGAGTTAGTGGACCAGCTGCAGGTTTGGCAGCAATTGTACTAACAGCAATTACAGCTTTAGGAGGTTATGAAAACTTCTTAGTTGCTGTCGTAATTGGTGGTGTGATCCAAATCCTTTTCGGTGTTTTAAAATTCGGAATTATTGGGTATTTTTTCCCTTCTTCCGTAATTAAAGGAATGCTAACAGGTATTGGAATTATTATTATTTTAAAGCAAATTCCACACTTTTTTGGATATGATGTAAATCCAGAAGGCGATTTTGCCTTTTTCCAAATTGATGGAGAAAACACATTTTCAGATATTTTCAACGCCATAGATCAAATCAATATCGGTGCAACAATTATTGCGGCTATTGGATTGGGAATTTTAATTCTTTGGGATACCGTTTTATCTAAAAAAGGGAAAATATTTCAATTGGTTCAAGGACCATTAGTTGCCGTAGCTTTAGGGATTTTATACTTTGTATTAACAAAAGATAGTGAGACATTCGGAATCATTGACGATCATTTGGTAAAAGTTCCAGTGCCAGATAGTTTTGATTCGTTTATTGGGGAATTTAGATTTCCAAATTTTGCCGTTATTGGTGATTATAATATTTGGATTATTGGTTTTACCATTGCATTAGTGGCAAGTTTAGAAACCTTATTATGTGTGGAAGCAACTGATAAATTAGATCCGCTAAAACGTGTCACACCAACTAACAAAGAACTATTTGCGCAAGGAACAGGAAATATTCTTTCTGGATTAATCGGTGGATTGCCAATTACACAAGTAATTGTACGAAGTTCAGCCAACATACAATCTGGTGGAAAAACCAAAATGGCTGCTATTATTCACGGTTTCTTATTATTAATTTCTGTGATTTTGATTCCAACATTATTAAATATGATTCCGCTTTCTGTACTAGCAGCAATATTATTCATTGTAGGATATAAATTAGCAAAACCTGCTTTATTCAAAAAAATGTACATCGCTGGTTGGAAACAATTTGTTCCGTTTGTAGTGACTGTTTTAGGAATTGTTTTTATTGATTTATTATGGGGAATTGGACTGGGACTTGCTGTTGGTATTGTTGTAATCTTGATTAAAAGTTTCCAAAACTCACACTTTTTACATATTGAAGATAACAGTAACGGAAAACACCGAATTAAAATGACACTTGCCGAAGAAGTAACTTTCTTTAACAAAGCTACCATCTTAAAAGAATTAGACGGATTACCAAGAGACACATTCTTAGAATTAGATGTTCGAAAAACAAGATATCTAGATCTTGATATTGTTGAAATATTAGAGGATTTTTCAGAAAAAGCACGTAACAGAAACATTGATATTAGATTGATTTCAGAACGTGGAATTGTGGAAAACCCAGATAGCTTTATCAAATTTTTTCAACTTAGACCAAAAAATGCCGAATTAATAACAAGAACTAGCAATTAA
- a CDS encoding Crp/Fnr family transcriptional regulator: MIQELKDNYGHLFEDDLLNEIAQVGTFKEIPAGFTMLEIGDYVRGMPLLVSGAIKILREDKEGDELLLYYLESGETCSMTMNCCMGQTKSEIKAVAEKDTKLIMIPVQKMEEWTANYKSWRNFVFQSYHTRLNEVLHILDSVAFEKMDQRLLNYLKEKVRINKGNTIYNTHQEIAYDLHSSRVVISRLLKKLEQMGRVKLHRNHIKIINLA; encoded by the coding sequence ATGATTCAAGAACTCAAAGACAATTACGGACATCTTTTTGAAGATGATTTACTAAACGAAATTGCGCAAGTAGGAACTTTTAAAGAAATTCCTGCGGGTTTTACGATGCTAGAAATTGGCGATTATGTACGTGGAATGCCATTATTGGTTTCTGGAGCTATCAAAATACTACGAGAAGACAAAGAAGGCGACGAATTACTACTCTACTATTTAGAAAGTGGCGAAACGTGTTCTATGACAATGAATTGTTGCATGGGACAAACCAAAAGTGAAATCAAAGCTGTGGCTGAAAAAGACACGAAACTCATTATGATTCCTGTGCAGAAAATGGAAGAATGGACTGCGAACTACAAATCGTGGCGAAATTTTGTCTTTCAAAGTTATCATACACGTTTAAATGAAGTATTGCATATTCTAGATAGTGTAGCTTTTGAAAAAATGGACCAACGATTGCTCAATTATTTAAAAGAAAAAGTTCGCATTAACAAAGGCAATACAATCTACAATACACATCAAGAAATTGCGTACGACTTACACAGTTCCAGAGTTGTAATTTCACGACTTCTAAAAAAATTAGAACAAATGGGACGCGTAAAACTACACAGAAATCATATTAAAATTATAAATTTAGCCTGA
- a CDS encoding carbonic anhydrase family protein has product MKAQTKETQAVMTPETSLQALKDGNARFMNNTQVTRNLLDQVSDTSTGQYPFATILSCIDSRVSSELIFDQGIGDIFSVRIAGNFVNEDILGSMEFACKLAGTKLVLVLGHTACGAVKGACDHARLGNLTALINKIEPAVEAVSEPTDKSLRNSKNIEFVNNVAVKNVEMTIDNIRKQSPVLAEQESNGEIKIIGGMYDINNGKVTFL; this is encoded by the coding sequence ATGAAAGCACAAACGAAAGAAACACAAGCAGTAATGACTCCAGAAACATCTTTACAAGCATTAAAAGATGGAAATGCAAGATTCATGAATAACACACAAGTAACACGCAATTTACTCGATCAAGTTTCTGATACTAGCACAGGACAATATCCGTTCGCAACAATTTTAAGTTGTATAGATTCTAGAGTTTCTTCTGAATTAATTTTCGATCAAGGAATTGGAGATATTTTTAGCGTTCGTATTGCTGGAAACTTTGTCAACGAAGACATTTTAGGAAGCATGGAATTTGCCTGTAAACTTGCAGGAACAAAATTAGTATTGGTTTTAGGACATACCGCTTGTGGTGCTGTAAAAGGTGCTTGCGATCATGCAAGACTTGGAAACCTAACTGCATTAATAAACAAAATAGAACCTGCTGTAGAAGCAGTTTCTGAACCAACAGACAAAAGCTTACGAAACTCTAAAAATATAGAATTTGTAAACAATGTTGCAGTTAAAAATGTAGAAATGACTATTGATAATATTCGCAAGCAAAGTCCTGTATTAGCAGAACAAGAAAGCAATGGAGAAATCAAAATCATTGGCGGAATGTATGATATTAACAATGGTAAAGTAACGTTTCTGTAA